The proteins below come from a single Epinephelus moara isolate mb chromosome 19, YSFRI_EMoa_1.0, whole genome shotgun sequence genomic window:
- the rab23 gene encoding ras-related protein Rab-23 gives MLEEDMEVAIKVVVVGNGAVGKSSMIQRYCKGIFTKDYKKTIGVDFLERQIVVNDEEVRLMLWDTAGQEEFDAITKAYYRGAQACVLVFSTTDRESFQAIDSWREKVEAEVGDIPTVLVQNKIDLLEETVIKNEEAEGLAKRLKLRFYRASVKEDLNVNEVFKYLAEKYLQRLKQQTAEETEVLHTTSNKIGVFNTTSSNVCNQSSSNGREVITLRPNKQRTKKSKNPFGSCSVL, from the exons ATGTTGGAGGAGGACATGGAAGTGGCCATCAAGGTGGTCGTGGTCGGCAATGGAGCTGTTGGCAAGTCCAGTATGATCCAACGGTACTGCAAGGGCATCTTCACTAAGGACTACAAAAAGACTATCGGAGTTGACTTCCTGGAAAGGCAGATAGT TGTAAATGACGAGGAGGTGCGGCTAATGCTGTGGGACACTGCTGGGCAGGAGGAGTTTGACGCTATTACCAAGGCCTACTACCGTG GGGCCCAAGCATGTGTGCTAGTCTTCTCTACCACAGACAGGGAGTCGTTTCAGGCTATCGACAGTTGGAGGGAGAAGGTGGAGGCGGAGGTCGGAGACATTCCCACAGTTCTCGTGCAAAACAAAATTGACCTTCTGGAAGAAACCGTTATAAAAAA CGAGGAGGCAGAAGGTTTGGCTAAAAGGCTCAAGCTGAGATTTTACCGAGCTTCAGTAAAAGAGGACCTCAATGTCAACGAGG tttttaagtACTTAGCTGAGAAGTATCTCCAGAGACTCAAACAGCAAACGGCAGAAGAGACAGAGGTGCTCCACACAACAAGCAATAAAATAG GTGTTTTTAATACCACGAGTAGTAACGTCTGCAACCAGAGCTCCAGCAACGGCAGAGAAGTCATCACTTTGCGACCTAACAAACAAAGGACCAAGAAGAGTAAAAATCCTTTTGGAAGCTGCAGTGTACTCTAG